A window of the Eremothecium cymbalariae DBVPG#7215 chromosome 5, complete sequence genome harbors these coding sequences:
- the PRP45 gene encoding mRNA splicing protein PRP45 (similar to Ashbya gossypii ADR361W): MVPPSSLSSLLPEPKQKTKSDASLDGYPVNAEGQDNLPVVGLIFDSLQPELSPVVSFSDFVPLRQRNFNMEIPLPTQQQIDDTNKRTKAFFQALLLKKSNPAGSKIKRNESSGNSGYIEYRSKNLLSANSESTPHLIKVVDHAADPLHLSNFKIRSVYAPPIDEPPAPILHKTDANLSKEERQKWEIPAAVSSWKNPNGYTIGLDKRVALDARYSDSRMGAHDINEGFVRLSEALGEADRKARQELKLKAEARKQLAEQESKMKEEQLRMLAQRAKEEREKKRAERFSGNIIHDEAARERAIKRDERRKEAEKDLNLSKLSVVDKLKALAHTQGRDISEKIILGAAKATEVSELQYDSQLLSRGANAAVKRSEDQLYDSPLFIQEAISSIYRPAKFGEADNSSQQIIESINGEARFEELNSKRARIESSQQNRETPHNADSELGKKKQRH, from the coding sequence ATGGTTCCGCCTTCTTCCTTGAGTTCATTATTACCGGAgccaaaacaaaaaaccaaatccGATGCTAGCTTAGATGGTTATCCTGTTAATGCGGAAGGGCAGGACAATCTACCCGTTGTTGGACTTATTTTTGATTCCCTTCAACCTGAGCTATCCCCGGTTGTATCATTTAGTGATTTTGTACCGCTAAGACAGCGCAACTTCAATATGGAGATCCCTCTCCCGAcgcaacaacaaattgatgacactaataaaagaacaaaGGCCTTCTTCCAAGCTCTACTTCTTAAGAAGTCCAATCCAGCGGGatctaaaataaaaagaaatgaATCCAGTGGGAATTCaggatatattgaatacAGGTCGAAGAATCTTTTAAGTGCGAATTCGGAATCCACTCCTCATCTCATAAAAGTTGTGGACCATGCTGCAGACCCTCTACATCTGTCCAACTTCAAGATACGTAGTGTTTATGCGCCACCTATTGATGAGCCGCCTGCTCCAATATTGCATAAGACAGATGCTAATTTATCTAAAGAGGAAAGGCAGAAGTGGGAAATCCCAGCTGCAGTCTCCAGTTGGAAGAATCCAAACGGCTATACAATTGGACTAGATAAGAGGGTTGCACTTGATGCACGATATAGCGACAGTAGGATGGGTGCTCATGATATTAATGAAGGGTTTGTTAGACTATCAGAAGCTTTAGGTGAAGCAGATCGCAAGGCTAGACAGGAACTTAAGCTAAAGGCGGAAGCCAGGAAACAATTGGCTGAACAAGAAAGCAAGATGAAAGAAGAGCAACTTCGCATGTTAGCCCAAAGGGCTAAAGAAGAACgagaaaagaagagagCTGAGCGATTCAGTGGTAATATCATCCATGATGAGGCTGCTCGAGAACGGGCGATTAAGAGAGATGAAAGGCGGAAGGAAGCTGAGAAGGATTTGAACTTGTCCAAGTTAAGCGTGGTAGATAAATTAAAAGCACTTGCTCATACTCAAGGCAGAGACATATCTGAAAAGATAATATTAGGTGCTGCAAAAGCCACTGAGGTTTCTGAATTGCAATATGATTCCCAACTACTATCAAGAGGGGCTAATGCCGCTGTAAAGAGATCTGAGGACCAACTTTATGATAGTCCTTTATTTATACAGGAAGCCATTAGCAGCATATACAGACCCGCGAAATTTGGTGAAGCAGATAACAGCTCCCAACAGATCATTGAAAGTATTAATGGAGAAGCAAGGTTTGAGGAATTAAATTCTAAGCGAGCCAGAATTGAATCATCTCAACAAAATCGAGAAACTCCACATAATGCTGACTCAGAacttggaaagaaaaaacagcGCCATtag
- the GIP4 gene encoding protein phosphatase regulator GIP4 (similar to Ashbya gossypii ADR360W) yields MFAKAAASATGPYLKGMLALDSFDTRFILYENALIRLRDLIRVLKQLEISAAKSTPNRTVTPMMNYVLALCRGPLFNVSPVLKRRLELLLEFKLVRLSEVNPVPNTVPVDLELTWPEIDTDLKDFKNKVYDCHLQSKILNCLLKVTQNSINIYSKKYKHILMERNATKPPEPNENLIELNMESIKEFMYPVETTLGLEFAILMTNPEVDTSDRSFQKLTIQVLEKFKDFVDSKMFPAIRNYAQELQRFTKIRVGKCSQTLSSLTYPEFTLHRIFAMLLRIKYLLDICQEFIRQAYIPLRSYFFEPKSQLLTNNLYVFQKLLKKLDGLSSSKMVFSAGVNERLSAYFRLGSVYRPQASQIVDLYKEDVQNAMSNLTEAFSILDGFCKSWKFIFLNNQHKIIDGIDDENELSKMLEEKLTVDRLDYLEHEKKKEKTQREQKSGTSNTQQGLITRKTPLKLSRSGSNHILLSNQSPNIMNRDASQKAANLLDPDSLSASRTVSSRKPPSPTNVKSTVSSLPDKKVAASESLRKRSLSLQLVPTPPVNSQTDQRSNSLQSDSILNQKMLQNSIKTAMSRYKQKPHLAQNPSIKTNKIGFLRRSMSQSPIRSPVHSLKRNDSENESLSIAALSLDEVSRTKSPNGTSNRTPSHLNLDRFSREDRCTKKDKNNFASEEAVYYPLPPVSDRTREGEPFKKVRFTGVPPPNPAEDPKPKRRGWYKKPAVLHYPTPPTHSMQKNKFKQEGFVFRTSLREQEHEQTGRRLSSFMDHAKEPNTSNGLKFASKIRDKLIR; encoded by the coding sequence TTAAGGGAATGTTAGCGTTGGATTCTTTTGATACGAGGTTTATTCTGTATGAAAATGCATTAATAAGATTGAGAGATTTAATACGTGTTTTGAAACAGTTAGAAATTTCTGCAGCAAAGTCTACACCAAACAGGACGGTTACTCCCATGATGAACTATGTACTAGCGTTATGCCGTGGCCCTTTGTTTAACGTGTCACCAGTTTTAAAGAGACGGTTGGAATTGCTATTGGAGTTCAAGTTGGTTCGTCTATCTGAGGTAAACCCTGTACCTAACACGGTTCCTGTTGATTTAGAGCTGACATGGCCGGAGATTGATACtgatttgaaagattttaaGAATAAGGTTTACGACTGTCATTTACAgtcaaaaattttgaactGTTTATTGAAGGTTACACAGAACAGCATCAATATTTATAGTAAGAAATACAAACATATATTAATGGAACGTAATGCAACCAAACCTCCCGAGCCCAATGAAAACCTAATCGAACTAAACATGGAATCAATTAAGGAGTTCATGTATCCGGTTGAAACTACCTTAGGATTGGAATTTGCTATTTTAATGACCAATCCAGAGGTAGACACTAGTGATCGGTCATTTCAGAAGTTAACAATCCAGGTATTAGAAAAGTTTAAGGACTTTGTTGATAGCAAAATGTTTCCTGCGATTAGAAATTATGCTCAAGAATTGCAGCGTTTTACCAAAATAAGAGTTGGCAAGTGTTCACAGACTTTATCGAGCCTCACTTATCCTGAGTTTACATTACACCGGATATTCGCAATGCTTTTAAGAATCAAGTATTTGTTGGACATATGCCAAGAATTCATAAGGCAGGCATATATTCCATTGAGAAGCTATTTCTTTGAACCAAAATCACAATTGTTGACTAACAATTTATACGTCTTCCAGAAgttattaaagaaactaGATGGGCTGTCGTCTTCCAAAATGGTATTTTCGGCTGGTGTTAACGAGAGGCTCAGTGCTTATTTTAGGCTAGGATCTGTCTACCGGCCACAGGCTAGTCAGATTGTAGATTTATATAAGGAAGATGTTCAAAACGCCATGAGTAATTTAACAGAGGCCTTTAGCATATTAGATGGATTTTGCAAATCTTGGAAATTTATATTTCTTAACAATCAACATAAAATTATAGATGGGATAGATGACGAAAACGAATTATCAAAGATGTTAGAGGAAAAGTTAACTGTTGATAGATTAGACTACCTTGAGCacgaaaagaaaaaggagaaaACTCAAAGAGAGCAGAAGTCCGGTACTTCTAATACACAGCAGGGCTTAATAACGCGAAAGACGCCCCTAAAACTTTCTCGCAGTGGCTCTAACCATATACTGTTATCGAACCAATCTCCAAATATTATGAACAGGGATGCATCTCAAAAGGCTGCAAATTTATTAGACCCTGATTCTCTTTCAGCATCGAGGACGGTCTCAAGTCGCAAACCTCCTAGTCCGACAAACGTCAAGTCAACGGTTTCGTCTCTGCCAGATAAAAAGGTAGCTGCATCTGAGAGCTTGAGGAAGAGGTCTCTATCCTTACAGTTAGTTCCTACTCCTCCTGTCAACAGTCAAACAGACCAAAGGTCCAATTCATTACAATCAGATTCcatattaaatcaaaaaatgttgCAGAACTCGATTAAGACTGCCATGTCGAGGTACAAACAAAAGCCGCACTTGGCACAAAATCCTTCCATTAAGACCAATAAAATCGGTTTTTTGAGAAGATCAATGTCTCAATCTCCCATTCGGTCGCCTGTACATTCTTTAAAACGCAATGACTCAGAGAACGAATCGCTCAGTATTGCTGCATTATCATTGGATGAGGTATCTAGAACTAAATCACCAAATGGCACCTCAAATAGGACCCCTAGTCATCTGAACCTTGATAGATTTTCACGTGAGGATCGCTGCAccaaaaaagataaaaacaattttgCATCAGAAGAAGCGGTTTATTATCCACTCCCACCAGTAAGCGACAGAACAAGAGAAGGGGAACCGTTTAAAAAGGTTAGATTCACAGGAGTTCCCCCTCCAAATCCTGCAGAAGATCCTAAGCCAAAAAGGAGGGGGTGGTATAAAAAGCCTGCTGTTTTACACTATCCAACACCACCTACTCATTCAATGcagaaaaataaattcaaacAGGAAGGCTTCGTATTTCGTACCAGTCTTAGAGAACAAGAGCATGAACAAACTGGTAGACGTCTTTCTTCATTTATGGATCATGCCAAGGAGCCTAACACATCTAATGGTCTTAAATTTGCATCGAAGATAAGAGATAAATTAATCAGGTAA
- the KRE5 gene encoding Kre5p (similar to Ashbya gossypii ADR364W), with protein MLLLGWLLPVAVVATSVQRFEVGRLWQSVVRVGIEERSLWYGAITGAEDDFTVDELWDMLDPDESTLLNLVYDMHSGWNFPVEEGGKLNWFELNNKRYWKTDDSYYLKSGELESQRKIPDLDVLFEEEGVIGVNSEAPLIVFYGDPATEEFEAFNRNLYHEAMDGKLRLVWRPTGLRSKTPENKYSKYYPYDYTLKAEAWNQEVIAEVEIPREFSSTTYRLGNVSQEELETLDLKATTLILKRFKDTKNLNDTIQYARQIIDNFPLIASQLANIEVDVESAAEVLDACIENGISYDSIGVYVNGQQWKLTALNPWSFIMAIISERKKIKGVLSTLQSQNSDIRLHDAKNFLTKYSQIGVLNLQDLQPVRYDFHRIPGFSESVIYFNNLEEDPQYKNLSSDISVFYEKSEFGEIPAYKENWNEIVFVIDFDNLRDQNFKDILAGLHRSLNVVESGYPQRIGLLPLYRGKENEYVRNIYKLKDQDLSDLKSYLKSFNANDFNITSDASVPSVKEILQKFRITDNSIIINGQIHPFKKNSWNYFVASTIKHDVTYLKRALKKSKSENVRDVLHARSFTHRDQRLIPDFFEDAIYTTTNNSIFGTLKDRVVTYNSDKTYNILHTITLVDDFNTKQAIERLINLINIELKGLRIRLIHKGELSAKWKELCGKIASNDNILYEYLTKISKRASSKAKSDPSVKNALREWLLDLPLDLISQDSFCLINGRYFHFNSSDVLTNTQWHAILQRESRRTIDVMNILNGVIPTMVNEKVDPDFIEQLSSYATYLFYVGANIFNNGVDFTSEATLPRMNVLDFFDQKMLPSVIYNGNVNAEVNITVIMDPLEERSQKFLHLVDIVQSLSFVNLNIVLLPTKSLAVMPIHRIYSTDDLFEDADDLFFVSRDIPSTISAENSSIIVQAHVFQDELISKATVEGVGGVCLEIVNPYGIPLSRAISMTTFGYAQFSLPAFERNLTIRSCDESFTVSSFSNNAKPDFVPVKSFDVVDLKPHRVVVKIESKIKNHKGQKLFEYDNEINVHVTIHDLRDEYLFKQKLLTILSNLDSNGRVHFWLSHVSELSIELKRILTFVELNTDQRVLFSRITYAWPVWLRPQRFSERRQDVSRIMFLDVMFPYNHINKLIILSLKETDTPDLAALKNLKTRAYFTMKQHRGNGYWEEGYWKKFLGENNLKFYDFSSTFVVDMARYRDTQAGHYLRIHYQRLSSDINSLLNIDGDLANSLQLILPIRTLRVNKDLNIPHPEKEFISKFDADVEAFFASLDQDNDLSTDADTGTDSDYNTGQDSDLYDPEFEHDEL; from the coding sequence ATGTTACTTCTAGGGTGGTTATTGCCGGTGGCTGTTGTTGCAACCTCTGTGCAACGATTTGAGGTAGGTAGACTTTGGCAAAGTGTTGTACGTGTTGGAATTGAGGAACGATCTCTCTGGTACGGGGCAATTACAGGGGCAGAAGATGATTTTACAGTGGATGAATTATGGGATATGCTTGACCCAGATGAGTCGACGTTGCTAAATTTGGTTTATGATATGCACTCAGGGTGGAATTTTCCTGTTGAGGAGGGTGGAAAGCTGAATTGGTTTGAGTTGAATAACAAGAGATACTGGAAAACGGACGATTCATACTACCTTAAGTCTGGTGAGTTAGAAAGCCAACGTAAAATTCCAGATTTAGATGTGCTCTTTGAGGAGGAAGGTGTAATTGGTGTTAATTCGGAAGCGCCATTGATAGTCTTCTATGGGGATCCAGCCAcagaagaatttgaagcaTTTAACCGGAATCTATACCACGAGGCGATGGATGGTAAGCTTAGACTTGTTTGGAGGCCCACTGGTCTCAGGTCTAAAACTCCAGAgaacaaatattcaaaatattatccgTATGACTATACCTTGAAAGCAGAAGCTTGGAATCAAGAAGTCATTGCCGAAGTGGAAATTCCTAGGGAATTCTCTTCGACGACATACAGACTGGGTAATGTATCTCAGGAAGAATTAGAGACCTTGGATTTAAAAGCTACTACTCTGATTTTGAAGCGGTTTAAAGATActaaaaatttgaatgaTACAATACAATATGCAAGGCAGATAATTGACAATTTCCCCCTTATAGCTTCACAACTGGCGAATATTGAGGTAGATGTGGAGAGTGCAGCTGAAGTTTTGGATGCGTGTATTGAAAATGGTATCTCCTATGATTCAATTGGTGTTTATGTTAATGGCCAGCAATGGAAATTGACTGCTCTCAACCCATGGTCTTTTATCATGGCTATTATTTCAGAGAGGAAGAAAATCAAAGGGGTTTTGAGCACTCTACAGTCTCAAAATAGTGACATAAGACTACATGATGCAAAGAATTTTCTGACTAAATACTCACAAATTGGTGTTTTAAACTTGCAAGATCTTCAGCCAGTTCGCTACGATTTTCACCGAATCCCTGGATTTAGTGAGAGTGTCATTTACTTTAATAATCTGGAGGAAGATCCTCAATATAAAAATCTGTCATCTGACATAAGTGTCTTTTACGAGAAGTCTGAGTTTGGAGAAATACCAGCATATAAAGAAAACTGGAACGAAATTGTCTTTGTTATTGACTTTGATAATCTTCGTGAtcaaaacttcaaagataTCCTGGCAGGATTACATCGTTCATTGAATGTGGTAGAATCGGGGTATCCACAGAGAATTGGTTTGCTACCTTTATATCGCGGGAAAGAGAATGAATACGTTAGAAATATCTACAAATTAAAGGATCAAGATTTATCTGATTTAAAAAGTTATTTGAAAAGCTTTAATGCTAACGATTTCAATATTACAAGTGATGCATCAGTTCCTTCAGTGAAAGAAATCCTACAAAAGTTCCGTATTACTGATAACTCTATTATAATTAATGGCCAAATACATCcgtttaaaaaaaattcctggAACTATTTTGTTGCTTCTACTATAAAGCATGATGTCACgtatttgaaaagagcTTTAAAAAAGTCTAAATCAGAAAACGTACGTGATGTGCTACATGCACGGTCTTTTACTCATAGGGACCAAAGATTAATCcctgatttttttgaagatgctatatatacaacTACAAACAATAGTATTTTTGGAACCTTAAAGGATCGTGTTGTAACGTATAACAGCGATAAAACctataatattttgcaCACGATTACTTTGGTAGATGATTTTAACACGAAACAAGCCATTGAAAGGCTTATAAATTTGATCAACATTGAATTGAAAGGTTTGAGGATTAGATTAATCCATAAGGGTGAGTTAAGTGCTAAATGGAAGGAACTTTGTGGTAAGATTGCCTCAAATGACAATATTCTATATGAATACTTAACAAAAATTTCGAAAAGGGCTAGTTCCAAGGCTAAATCTGATCCCTCAGTGAAAAATGCTTTACGTGAATGGCTTTTAGATTTACCACTTGATTTGATTTCCCAAGATTCATTTTGTTTAATTAATGGAAGATATTTTCACTTTAATTCTTCCGACGTTCTAACCAACACTCAATGGCATGCTATTCTTCAACGTGAGTCTAGGCGTACTATTGATGTAATGAATATCCTTAATGGAGTCATACCAACAATGGTTAATGAAAAAGTTGATCCGGACTTCATCGAACAACTGTCCTCATATGCAACTTATCTCTTCTATGTTGGtgcaaatattttcaacaatggTGTAGATTTTACTTCAGAAGCCACTTTACCTCGTATGAATGTTTTGGACTTCTTTGATCAAAAAATGCTACCTTCCGTAATTTATAATGGAAATGTAAATGCGGAGGTTAACATTACCGTTATAATGGACCCATTAGAAGAAAGATCCCAAAAGTTTTTACATCTGGTTGATATTGTTCAGTCGTTGAGTTTTGTAAACTTGAATATAGTGCTTTTGCCTACCAAGTCATTAGCTGTTATGCCTATACATCGAATTTATTCCACTGATGACttatttgaagatgcagATGACTTATTTTTTGTAAGCAGGGACATACCATCCACTATTTCTGCTGAAAATTCTTCTATCATTGTTCAGGCGCATGTATTCCAAGATGAACTAATCTCTAAAGCAACTGTTGAAGGTGTCGGTGGTGTGTGTTTAGAAATTGTGAACCCATATGGTATACCTCTTTCCCGGGCTATCTCAATGACTACTTTTGGTTATGCTCAATTCTCATTACCTGCTTTCGAACGGAATCTGACGATTCGTAGTTGTGATGAAAGTTTTACagtttcatcattttctaACAACGCTAAACCAGATTTTGTTCCAGTAAAAAGCTTTGATGTAGTGGACTTGAAGCCGCACCGGGTTGTCGTGAAGATAGAGTCTAAAATTAAGAATCATAAGGGGcaaaaattgtttgaatATGATAACGAAATTAACGTTCATGTCACCATACATGATTTGCGCGATGAGTATTTGTTCAAACAAAAGCTTTTAACAATACTTTCAAATCTCGACTCAAATGGGCGTGTCCATTTTTGGTTGTCCCATGTTTCTGAATTAAGCATAGAATTGAAACGAATTCTAACATTTGTGGAACTGAATACTGATCAACGAGTCCTCTTTTCCAGAATCACTTACGCATGGCCCGTATGGCTCCGACCCCAACGCTTTTCTGAGAGAAGGCAGGATGTTTCACGTATTATGTTTTTGGACGTGATGTTCCCTTATAATCACATTAACAAGTTGATAATTTTGTCTTTAAAAGAAACTGATACCCCTGATTTAGCAGCGCtgaaaaacttgaaaactAGGGCTTACTTCACAATGAAGCAGCATCGTGGCAATGGCTATTGGGAAGAGGGTTATTGGAAGAAATTCTTAGGGGAAAATAACCTAAAGTTTTATGACTTTAGTTCCACCTTCGTCGTAGATATGGCCCGTTATCGTGACACACAAGCAGGCCATTATTTGAGAATCCATTATCAAAGACTATCATCTGACATAAATTCCTTGTTAAACATTGACGGAGATTTAGCCAATAGTTTGCAGCTCATTCTTCCTATCAGAACTTTGAGGGTTAATAAAGACCTCAACATTCCTCATCCTGAAAAGGAgtttatttcaaaatttgatgCGGATGTCGAGGCTTTCTTTGCCTCACTTGATCAAGATAACGATTTGTCAACCGACGCTGACACTGGTACTGACTCCGACTATAATACTGGACAAGACTCTGATTTATACGATCCAGAATTCGAACATGATGAATTATAA
- the POP5 gene encoding RNA-binding protein POP5 (similar to Ashbya gossypii ADR362C), translated as MVRLKSRYILFEILYPPIHSNNKYENLGFTSVDDVLLHYHQMSSPTITYKSISQELRRVLQVNFGGYGVARATNILQVKYFSNKTSTGILRCSREDYELVIIALTFMTKLGNVENIIVNPVKISGTIKKIEQFAIRRNKQLAFKFNRTISLNDFENVSEDDANE; from the coding sequence ATGGTTCGCCTTAAGAGCAGATAcattctttttgaaatccTATACCCACCTATccattcaaataataaatatgagAACCTGGGGTTTACTTCCGTAGATGACGTATTGTTACACTATCATCAAATGTCATCACCTACAATAACATACAAAAGTATCTCACAAGAATTGCGAAGGGTTTTACAGGTTAATTTCGGTGGCTATGGTGTTGCAAGAGCAACTAATATTCTTCAggtgaaatatttttctaaTAAAACTTCAACAGGTATTTTACGATGTAGTAGGGAAGATTACGAGCTCGTCATTATCGCTCTAACGTTCATGACAAAGCTTGGtaatgttgaaaatattatagTTAATCCAGTTAAAATCAGTGGTACtatcaaaaaaatcgaGCAGTTTGCCATTAGAAGAAACAAGCAGCTTGCGTTCAAGTTTAATCGGACAATTAGTTTGAATGATTTTGAGAATGTAAGTGAAGATGATGCAAACGAATAA